The Megalobrama amblycephala isolate DHTTF-2021 linkage group LG16, ASM1881202v1, whole genome shotgun sequence genome includes the window CTACATATTATTATATGATTCAAATTCTGACCTCATTTTgtgatattatttttatttgtaaaattaataaaatgttattcattttattcaatttattcattttaatattttaatataaactattattaaattattatttattttttactgtaaaatgaataatgtattattaaattcaaATCATTACTTATGttactttaaatgtttttactttaaataataaGATTTATTGTTTATGATTAGATTCagtatattcatttttatattcattatgttaaatattagattattttaatgataatataataatgtattgTCGGTGCCGATGGCCTCATGGGCAGCGTGCCGATTTGTAGCGCCAGTGTGCTTCGGGTGACCCGAGTTCGAGTTCTGGCTCATGGTCCTTTCCCGATCCTgtccccccctctctctctcccacttaaCTTCCTGTCTAatcactgtcctatcataataaaggcaaaaacaccaaaaaataaataaataaatgtttaatttattatttgttttatctGATATGATTAACAAATTCCATTGTtattaaatacaatatattaaatattttatttttaattataaaagtaTGTATAATGTGTTATTCATCATTGAATTCAATtcatgaattattatattaatttgaaTAGATACATGTATGATTACCTttagatatactgtatatttttgaaTAGATATATTTCTGACATTCCTATTTATTGTTAGGTGTGAGCGGAATCAATTGTGATGAACACAGTTATGGCTTTCAGGAACTTTCTTATATAGAATTTCCTCCATTGGATCCACAATATAACTTCATTTATCTGGAATTCGCGACTGTTCAGCAAAACGCTTTGCTTTTGTACAACCATGGTGACCCATCAACTTCAGACTTCATGGCCCTTGAAATTGTCAGTGGAAGGCTGTGGCTGTCTTATGATCTTGGATCTGGAGTGATAAGATTGGAAACTGGAAAGATAGTGGCTGATGGAAGTTTTCACAACATCACCGTAAGAAGAACTGGAAATGTACGTGATTCCCATATATGGTCATTTTTCAATCTTAGGAATCAAGCCATTTTTGTGAAAGATTTGTCAGATATTCTGCAGGTATACTTCCCTTTGTGTCTCTCAGATAGCCTCTCTAGAAATAGACAACTGCTCTGCCAGTGAACCTCAAGGGTTTTTGCTTATCTCAGAATGGTGGCACTGGAACCCAAAGGTAGTATTATGTTTAATCTTGCCATTTTGTCCCAGATTAAACACACTAGTACACATAATTTCAAACTGCTATTTGTTTTCTTCATGCTTATGATTTACCATTTTACCTCCTCTTCttacttgtttgtttatctgaaCTCATACCTCTAAATGACGTTTACACACAGGACTCTGGAAGTGAGCTCAAATAACATGACGTTTGGTGGCATAAAGTCAATTGATGCCATTTTGCAGAGGCAAATCAGGACTCATGACTTTGTGGGCTGTATGAGAAACGTGCAAGTGAACAACATTGGTCCAGATTCCTTAAAATATCTGGCATCCCAGAATGTTCTTGATCGGTGAGTTTCAAAAGAAACGTTGTGAATTGTAAAAGTTCTATTAAAATACCATGTTTTagtttatttctttttgttGATCAGATGTCCACGAGCAGATATTCCTCCCTGTGAAACCGTTGAGTGTTTGAATGAAGGAGTTTGTCAAGACCGATGGTCTCACCACCACTGCCAGTGTAGAGACTATTTCACAGGACCCAACTGTGCCATGAGTAATTTCATTCCTACATACTGTATCTGTTGTTTCTctgttttttactttaatagTTTAAAGTGTTGAAGTCAATCTGATTCTGTTTTTGATAGATTTGGCTGAACAGCATGTATTGTTTCTCAATGGAGAGGCCTACATTGAGTTTGCCATCAAGGAAAGCTACAGAAGAAATCAGCTTCTACAAGCCATTTTGGATGGGAAGGAAGGAGACTCTCAGGGGTTTGACAGTGTTGAGATCAAGATGAGGACTGTCAGAAGAAATGGTGTTTTGCTTGTGTGCTGGTGTCAAACAGCACATCTAAAACTTAAGGTGAGCTCTGAGAGAATTTTAAAGCAATattcaatacaagttaagctGATGGTGTTTGCAGctaatgttgattaccacaaaaaaattCTTTCAGCTGTCTTCTTTTCTTGAGGCACTTAAAAGAGGAGTTTTTGGAGGTtctaaaagcagaaatgtgaagcttataattttataaaagcacaACACTTATATAAATTCTTCTTTTAAAtcttgtgtattttcaattaccttttttacagtcattttagTTATGTTGTCCTGACCACAAAGTTGTAGATAagtgattttgttgttgttcttgtttGTTAATCATGTTAAAACACATATTGATTACTgtcaaaacattaaaggtgccctagaatcaaaaactgaatttaccttagcatagttgaataacaagagttcagtacatggaaaagacatgcattgagtttcaaactccattgcttcctccttcttatgtaaatctcatttgtttaaaagacctctggaaaacaggcgaatctcaacataacacagactgttacgtaacagtcgggatcattaatatgtacgcccccaatatttgcatatgccagcccatgttcaaggcattacacaagggcagtcagtattaatgtctggatctgtgcacagctgaatcaacagactaggtaagcaagcaaggacaatagcaaaaaatggcagatggagcaataataactgacatgatccatgataacatgatatttttagtgatatttgtaaattgtctttctaaatgtttcgttagcatgttgctaatgtactgttaaatgtggttaaagttaacatcgtttattactgtattcacagagacaagagccatcgctattttcattattaaacacttgcagtctgtataattcataaacagcttcattctttacaaatctctccaacagtgtgtgatgttagctttagccatggagcactatcaaactcattcagaatcaaacgtaaacatcaaaataaatactttactcacataattcgaagcatgcatacagcatgcatgacgaacatcttgtaaagatccatttgagggttatattagctgtgtgaactttgttcatgcactgtataactgcacttatagtctaGAGCttgggagggcagggagcgagagatttaaaggggccgcgcgctgaatctGTGCATAGTTGATgccctaaaataggcagttaaaaaaaatgaattaaaaaaaatctatggggtattttgagctgaaacttcacagacacattcaggggacaccttagacctatattacatcttgtaaaagaacgttctacggcacctttaaggattggcctcattcacttccattgcaTGTGCCTTTGCAGTTTATAAAGAAAAGGAGAAACtcattttttatgtgtgtggTAATCCATATTATGCCATATGCTGTTGAGTGTGCCTAACTTTTATTgaactttaatataaattattattgctgtatTTTCTATGTTACATTTGTTAGTCTTTAACAGCTAGCTTGAATCTGCTGTATCTGAGCTATATCTCTTAATTCAgttaataacatgttttctCTCGCCTCCTCAGATATCAGATGGGAAACCTCTGTATGTGTTCACCAATATCACATCTGGTCAGCAGCTGGAGCTCTCAACGGAGGGAGATGTGTCAGATGGACAGTGGCATGTTCTTCAGCTGCGCAGAAGGGGCTCATACATCTCTCTGTTTCTGGATGAACGGCCTGTTGTGAACACCACCAATGGCACCATAACTCACTCGGCATTCTTGGTGGAGACCATTTTTCTGGGCACTGCTTCACTGAGAGAATCCAGAGGTTTCCCAGACATGATCCAGGACTTAGGTAAGATTGCCCCTGATTTGTTGGttataatgtacttaaaaacGCTTTCCATTGCttaaagtttaatattttttcatgaGTTCATCCCATGAGTTCATTCTGTTTTactgcttttttttaaatgtattatttttatttctttattatttttatagtatagaatttaaagtttttatttctattttattttcaggtatactttaaatttagtttagtttcttaaatttaatttattttgtgtttttttttttttttttttgtttatttgttgttttttagttTGAGTATTTTTGTGCTGCcaaaatttaatgtatttagcAATAACACTAGTGTTATCTTGTggcattttaatgtttaatgaaagCGGATCATAaaaatttacaatatattatgCATCTAAAATActgattttaaaattatttattaaattaaaggcacagtattataatattataataatttttcaccactagaggtcgtttgttcaaaacaaaggtgtagcttgatgacaccttgatttcgcggaatcatgggaggtgttgtcttcacatcTACAGCCGATGGAAAGAATCCGacaggactcgggcagaaatcatattcatggatgagctaatgtattaaagatttattaacattactgtagtaagaAGCAGGGTGGGGCTAAAAGCAGTTGGAGCGAAATGAggctgctggagcgattgctattgagagacgagcgtgattgacagtaaacctttagaacgttcaaatgatgtataatttatctttattaaagggggggtataatgctatttcatgtattctgacttatttacactgttaaagagttggattctcatgctaaacatggccaaagtttcaaaacatgagttggacgtatgacggagtatttctgttcCCAAAAATTCTTTTCCAAATCGTCACAGCTGtcggattactttttcaagCATGGTCCTGAGTGACGTCAACGAGGGCGGAATTTCCTTGTACGGGCACTTCTCCCGGAAGGGCGTGCGCACGCGCGTCGaccagagcgagagagcaaAAGCACGTCTATCATTGTGCGGTCGGGTTTACGGAAGTCGTTCGCAGTGCTGCATAGGTCACAGAACTGcacaaaatcaacaatgtcaccaaagaagtgtctttttggttgtgagatagATAACCTTGTAAGAAAGATAACCTtgtttcccaaagaacccagcgttaagtggagctgagagttttgttctcatgcaatacattgatgcgctctcgtcatttgttattaaaataaccatagaaactgatcgttacaatcacttttttattggttaaaatgaatggagaatatctcgtgtttttctgtggctgctcgagccctcaggatctgcgcttatggtttcataaacaaggcccagttctacgctggatttacagatcgtttgaaactgaaagatggagtgGTCACAGTGATAATGATCCCGGTCGAAACagcaggtggtgagtaaaactgcttcaaatgtctgttttgttggcaataggcgcctaagtgcatataatgtaaacaacacaaatgtagtgaattcataaattcattattcatcattcatacgctatattcattatagtgattcaaaagttatccatggataatgcgatggtgcattgtgtgtttaaatacagttgtttagctgaccattgatagcttgtAGACGATCTCTACGCAAAAGCTGCACGTTCACGTGATAGCTCGTCACTCTATCTCCGCTCACAACGACACGCCTCCAGGCactcggctgttttcggaaatACTCGGTACAGcatatgtatcttttataaatatgattaaagctgcagtctgtaactttttttggttaaaaatgatccaaaatcaatttttgagcaagtacataaccagcaaaactat containing:
- the LOC125249282 gene encoding protocadherin Fat 4-like isoform X4, whose amino-acid sequence is MTFGGIKSIDAILQRQIRTHDFVGCMRNVQVNNIGPDSLKYLASQNVLDRCPRADIPPCETVECLNEGVCQDRWSHHHCQCRDYFTGPNCAMNLAEQHVLFLNGEAYIEFAIKESYRRNQLLQAILDGKEGDSQGFDSVEIKMRTVRRNGVLLVCWCQTAHLKLKISDGKPLYVFTNITSGQQLELSTEGDVSDGQWHVLQLRRRGSYISLFLDERPVVNTTNGTITHSAFLVETIFLGTASLRESRGFPDMIQDLGFRGCVEYIKFNGHLLSFSGYNEIVQASSSPSVFQTFCVSPNRCVLTPCLEDSCLSEPCWNDSNCGSSSKDDYWCICLTQRVWVFMWILLI